One Thermoanaerobaculia bacterium genomic region harbors:
- a CDS encoding helix-turn-helix domain-containing protein, which yields MAEMEDRWLSVDEIGKYLGVSSDTVYRWIDKHAMPAHRMGRLWKFKKDQVDAWVEAGGAAETDKKRKE from the coding sequence ATGGCCGAGATGGAAGACCGCTGGTTATCAGTAGACGAGATAGGCAAGTACCTCGGTGTCAGCAGTGACACCGTTTACCGCTGGATCGACAAGCATGCGATGCCCGCCCATCGCATGGGCCGTCTTTGGAAGTTCAAAAAAGATCAAGTCGATGCCTGGGTAGAGGCAGGCGGGGCTGCGGAAACAGACAAGAAGCGTAAGGAGTGA
- a CDS encoding DNA methyltransferase: MAKTGQAKQIIENRRGDTFGGWPARTLLETGDIPIAQIAELALREGQSSNPLYRVHRWFARRVGSQFRSIITALTLPPDKADAFWDTYLGKTFVHGAVVLDPFIGGGTSLVESMRCNARVIGFDIDPVATFITRFELAASRMEDHYPEIEQICNEIAQLIMPLHRTMVDGVERDVLHHFWVQVKQCSNCQNDVELHPHFQLAYSKEKCLQWVFCKDCHAVHELPIERKVLHCSCGKRTTISAGTHGNGIMTCPTCKHTQKIAAEDLDGAERPTWRLFAQEYLVGTGKNCTRHFKRVEEADQALYDRATRKLRMIGNGLLVPTRSIPREGRSDGRPLIHGIRHYADFFNDRQKLHLHLLGSAIGRVESDKARRCLELAFSEHLTTNCMYTAYAFGYRRTSPMFSIHSYRHITRPVELNPWQDGVGRGTFINTVRKISKAIAFAKAPQELHPEGTRVGYEDDFEREQACLGSVDDVLSGSATAAIETQSSEELHLLPDGSVDLVLTDPPYFDNLSYSELSDFYLAWHQALGIAPPPYDDNATSAPILQNLAITRRSDEAIKGYQERLQQIFMECNRVLKPDGICVFTYHHKLASAWDALGTALLHSGLSVTKVLPMRGEGQGGLHTYDGTIKWDAVLVCRKKKGVIKRGVPVISETAFKDAVLEAESHFEALSAHKRIGFKIPDFTNLARALVVSRGFLGEADTSTRPMSDALKNIPTPGEL, encoded by the coding sequence ATGGCTAAAACAGGTCAGGCAAAGCAGATCATTGAGAACCGCAGAGGCGACACCTTTGGCGGTTGGCCTGCCCGTACCCTGCTGGAGACGGGCGACATTCCCATTGCCCAAATCGCCGAGCTTGCCCTGCGTGAAGGTCAGAGCTCGAATCCTTTGTACCGGGTCCACCGCTGGTTTGCTCGCCGGGTGGGCTCTCAGTTCCGTTCGATCATCACCGCGCTGACCCTTCCCCCTGACAAGGCCGACGCCTTTTGGGATACCTATCTCGGCAAGACCTTCGTGCATGGCGCTGTCGTTCTCGATCCCTTCATCGGTGGCGGGACAAGTTTGGTGGAGTCCATGCGCTGCAACGCCCGGGTGATTGGTTTTGATATCGACCCGGTCGCGACCTTTATTACCCGATTTGAGTTGGCCGCCTCCCGGATGGAGGATCACTATCCGGAAATCGAGCAGATCTGCAATGAGATCGCCCAACTCATTATGCCGTTGCATCGGACTATGGTGGACGGCGTCGAACGGGATGTTCTTCATCATTTCTGGGTCCAGGTGAAGCAGTGCTCGAATTGCCAGAACGATGTAGAGCTCCATCCCCATTTCCAACTGGCCTACTCCAAAGAGAAATGCCTGCAGTGGGTATTCTGCAAGGACTGTCATGCGGTCCACGAATTGCCGATTGAACGCAAGGTGCTGCACTGCTCTTGCGGCAAGCGCACCACTATCAGCGCGGGCACGCACGGCAACGGGATCATGACCTGCCCGACCTGCAAGCACACACAGAAGATCGCAGCGGAGGACCTTGACGGTGCCGAACGCCCCACTTGGAGGCTCTTTGCCCAGGAGTATCTGGTCGGAACCGGCAAGAACTGTACAAGGCATTTCAAGCGCGTCGAGGAGGCGGACCAGGCGTTGTACGACCGAGCCACCCGAAAGCTGCGGATGATCGGGAATGGCTTGCTTGTGCCGACAAGAAGCATTCCCCGCGAGGGGCGTTCGGATGGACGACCTCTGATCCACGGGATTCGGCATTACGCAGACTTTTTCAATGACCGGCAGAAGCTCCACCTGCACCTTCTCGGTTCGGCCATCGGCCGAGTGGAAAGCGATAAGGCGCGGCGCTGCCTTGAGCTGGCCTTCAGTGAGCATCTCACCACGAACTGCATGTACACGGCCTATGCGTTTGGCTATCGCAGAACGAGTCCAATGTTCTCCATTCACTCATACCGGCACATCACTCGTCCGGTCGAGCTGAACCCTTGGCAGGATGGCGTCGGACGGGGGACGTTCATCAACACGGTCCGGAAAATATCAAAGGCGATTGCCTTTGCCAAAGCGCCCCAGGAGCTGCATCCGGAAGGCACCAGAGTCGGTTATGAAGATGATTTCGAGCGCGAACAAGCCTGTCTTGGCTCAGTCGATGATGTATTGAGCGGCAGCGCCACGGCGGCGATTGAAACCCAATCTTCCGAGGAACTCCACTTACTACCAGACGGCTCAGTGGATCTCGTGCTGACCGATCCACCGTATTTCGACAATCTGAGCTACTCGGAACTCTCGGACTTCTATTTGGCCTGGCATCAGGCTTTGGGAATCGCACCGCCCCCGTATGACGACAACGCCACTTCGGCTCCGATACTGCAGAATCTGGCCATCACGCGACGGTCCGACGAGGCAATCAAGGGATACCAGGAACGGCTTCAGCAGATTTTCATGGAATGCAATCGAGTGCTCAAGCCGGATGGGATCTGCGTGTTCACCTACCACCATAAACTCGCATCGGCGTGGGATGCTCTCGGCACGGCTCTGCTTCATTCGGGACTCTCGGTAACCAAGGTGCTGCCCATGCGTGGCGAAGGCCAAGGTGGCCTTCACACTTACGATGGCACCATCAAATGGGACGCGGTGCTGGTCTGTCGCAAGAAGAAAGGCGTCATCAAGAGGGGCGTTCCGGTCATCAGCGAAACCGCCTTCAAAGACGCTGTCTTGGAGGCGGAATCTCACTTTGAGGCATTGTCCGCCCATAAACGGATCGGCTTCAAAATACCTGATTTCACAAATTTGGCTCGGGCGTTGGTCGTCAGTAGAGGTTTCTTAGGCGAGGCGGATACCAGCACACGACCGATGTCGGATGCATTGAAGAACATACCAACCCCGGGAGAGTTGTGA
- a CDS encoding glucosamine 6-phosphate synthetase: MCGQVGIIFGRKRRRPDERDYLREVFIRMLLHSEERGPHASGLAWLKTDGSHRIFKRPMRAHELVYEKPFQELLGQVDNETTILMGHTRWRTRGNEFNNRNNHPIRAGIVIGTHNGTIYNADHLFRRLGLPRYAEVDSELIFRLADRFAPEGPIDQEGLKKALALCRGQMSAVLASRLDPGTITVLKGNKPLCLRIHRQHRVVLYASEAAFIDFAVDNEKGWRELEVPPMTMLTIRHEDVRAIENSEFRFIPQERKGTLPEGVNA, from the coding sequence ATGTGCGGACAAGTAGGCATCATCTTCGGCCGCAAGCGCAGACGGCCCGACGAGCGGGATTACCTGCGCGAGGTCTTCATCCGCATGCTGCTGCACAGCGAGGAGCGCGGCCCGCACGCCTCCGGTCTGGCCTGGCTCAAGACCGACGGCAGCCACCGCATCTTCAAGCGGCCGATGCGGGCGCACGAGCTGGTCTACGAGAAGCCGTTCCAGGAGCTGCTCGGGCAGGTCGACAACGAGACCACCATCCTCATGGGCCACACCCGCTGGCGCACCCGGGGCAACGAGTTCAACAACCGCAACAACCATCCCATCCGGGCCGGGATCGTCATCGGCACCCACAACGGCACCATCTACAACGCCGACCACCTGTTCCGCCGTCTCGGTCTGCCGCGCTACGCCGAGGTGGATAGCGAGCTGATCTTCCGCCTGGCCGACCGCTTCGCGCCCGAAGGCCCCATCGACCAGGAGGGCCTGAAGAAGGCGCTCGCCCTCTGTCGCGGCCAGATGAGCGCCGTGCTGGCCTCACGCCTCGACCCCGGCACCATCACCGTGCTCAAGGGCAACAAGCCGCTCTGCCTGCGCATCCACCGCCAGCACCGGGTGGTGCTCTACGCCTCGGAGGCCGCCTTTATCGACTTTGCCGTGGACAACGAGAAGGGCTGGCGCGAGCTGGAGGTGCCGCCCATGACCATGCTCACCATCCGCCACGAGGATGTGCGGGCCATCGAAAACAGCGAATTCCGCTTCATCCCCCAGGAGCGCAAAGGGACACTGCCCGAAGGAGTGAATGCATGA
- a CDS encoding VrlD, with protein MIVRRKGGLTEFIPTPQEKRDGLIRDHALGLLENLHQRLARLERASKLPAEEAEAFTALLARMRADESRNLELHASLITGETASG; from the coding sequence ATGATCGTTCGACGCAAAGGCGGCCTGACCGAGTTCATCCCCACGCCGCAGGAGAAGCGCGACGGCCTGATCCGCGACCACGCCCTGGGCCTGCTGGAGAATCTGCACCAGCGCCTGGCGCGGCTGGAACGGGCATCTAAGCTCCCGGCCGAAGAAGCGGAGGCCTTCACGGCGCTGCTGGCGCGGATGCGGGCCGACGAGTCGCGCAACCTCGAGCTGCACGCCAGCCTGATCACCGGCGAAACCGCTTCCGGCTGA
- a CDS encoding DUF5049 domain-containing protein: MKILIRSTTLDGEPIPGSGETLQAADCLEVVELMRGQTPFTASRAPRDYMTEVLSGIEGGPTQPLPEDAAAAAAEFLTRLARHGLIEFLPDDKASDPWPERFLEALETVRLSGRTNMLDHPEVTRLTAEMGYPEVAEWLADHRREYAAFVLEGTRPLGKNFGGKEDPAPCADK, encoded by the coding sequence ATGAAGATTCTGATCCGCTCCACCACGCTGGACGGCGAACCGATCCCCGGCAGCGGGGAAACCCTGCAGGCCGCCGACTGCCTCGAAGTTGTCGAGCTGATGCGCGGCCAGACGCCGTTTACCGCCAGCCGAGCGCCCCGGGACTACATGACCGAGGTGCTCTCCGGCATCGAAGGCGGGCCGACCCAGCCATTGCCGGAAGACGCCGCCGCTGCGGCCGCCGAGTTTCTCACCCGTCTGGCCCGGCACGGCCTGATCGAGTTCCTGCCCGACGACAAGGCCAGCGATCCCTGGCCGGAACGCTTCCTCGAAGCCCTGGAGACGGTGCGGCTCTCCGGGCGCACCAACATGCTCGACCACCCGGAGGTGACCCGGCTGACCGCCGAGATGGGCTACCCGGAGGTGGCCGAGTGGCTGGCGGACCACCGGCGCGAATACGCGGCCTTCGTCCTCGAAGGGACGAGACCGCTCGGCAAGAACTTCGGCGGCAAGGAGGACCCGGCTCCATGTGCGGACAAGTAG
- a CDS encoding amidoligase family protein, protein MNLKEIHYGIEIETVKRTREQIAWAIHSVVGGTVRHVGIPSSYDPWEVEDLRGRVWKVVGDASLTSVPAHLRAEVVSPVLGYDDIPQLQEVVRAIRRAGGKINSQCGIHIHIDAAPFDGRHLGNLAKIIYKQEPLILHALGISRDRLNRYTRPVSDELIQRIEQHRPRTKDQLNRIWYGYHNRQPQHYDNSRYHGVNLHNVWYRGTVEFRWFEATLHAGRIKAYLQFCLAVAAKALNGRAASSRKRDFDPQSAKYDFRVFLLHLGLIGDEFKTARKHLMANMPGDAAFKNGRPKPEDVLPDETTTTLTNEAGQVPGLTV, encoded by the coding sequence ATGAACCTGAAAGAGATCCACTACGGGATCGAGATCGAGACCGTAAAACGCACCCGGGAACAGATCGCCTGGGCCATCCACTCGGTGGTGGGCGGCACGGTCCGCCATGTCGGCATCCCCAGCAGCTATGACCCCTGGGAGGTCGAGGACCTGCGCGGCCGCGTTTGGAAGGTGGTGGGGGACGCCTCCCTGACCAGCGTCCCGGCCCATCTGCGGGCCGAGGTGGTCAGCCCGGTGCTCGGCTACGACGATATCCCGCAACTGCAGGAGGTGGTCCGGGCCATCCGCCGCGCCGGAGGCAAGATCAACAGCCAGTGCGGCATCCACATCCATATCGACGCCGCGCCCTTCGACGGCAGGCACCTGGGTAACCTGGCCAAGATCATCTACAAGCAGGAGCCGCTGATCCTCCACGCCCTCGGCATCAGCCGCGACCGGCTCAACCGCTACACCCGGCCGGTCAGCGACGAGCTGATCCAGCGCATCGAACAGCATCGCCCCCGCACCAAGGACCAGCTCAACCGCATCTGGTACGGCTACCACAACCGCCAGCCCCAGCACTACGACAACAGCCGCTACCACGGGGTCAACCTGCACAACGTCTGGTACCGGGGCACGGTGGAGTTCCGCTGGTTCGAGGCGACCCTCCACGCAGGGCGGATCAAGGCCTACCTGCAGTTCTGCCTCGCCGTCGCCGCCAAGGCGCTCAATGGCCGGGCCGCCTCCAGCCGCAAGCGGGATTTCGATCCCCAGAGCGCCAAGTACGACTTCCGGGTCTTCCTGCTCCACCTCGGCCTGATCGGCGACGAGTTCAAGACCGCCCGCAAGCATCTGATGGCCAACATGCCCGGCGACGCCGCCTTCAAGAACGGACGGCCCAAACCGGAGGACGTCCTCCCGGACGAAACAACCACCACTCTCACCAACGAGGCCGGGCAAGTTCCCGGCCTCACTGTTTAA
- a CDS encoding DNA methyltransferase, producing MNHATRTSIDNQITPVVAPEFSWACALEDPAFPFEKVSDVAELESWRKEINRPIYHIHKWWAQRLGTVFRAITLGALSPSGTDIFDALYKPIRLDEFVVFDPFMGSGTTIGEAAKLGARAIGRDINPVAHFLVRNALSYHNRESVLNEYKSIESDVADKIRAFYKSRLPNGQEADVLYYFWVKTLECPCCNKDVDLFSSRIFARHAYPKRYPQAQAVCPDCGEINQVRYDDESAHCTSCQKIFDPQSGPAKGQKATCPACNHTFSIAPTVRSTDAPPKHRLYAKLILLPDGSKVYKSANDEDRSLYEKASAMLAERPNAYPVVLIEPGYNTNQALNYNYKYWHEMFNDRQLLCLSILSERIKAISDPVLRDLFACLFSGTLEFNNMFASYKGEGTGAVRHMFAHHILKPERVPLEANLWGTSKSSGSFMTMFKGRICRALDYAEKPFELQIRTKDGKKITEKIFGLSEPLGFDLASEYADFSAGKRIYLSCGDSSHTDIPEKSVDAIVTDPPFFDNVHYSQLADFFHVWQRHILGENGQRERDSTRSVLEVQNADVSLFTERLAAVWAEAHRVLKDDGVLAFTYHHSRPEGWHSVLQAIMTSGFSITAAQPIKAEMSVAMPKHQAKEPIDLDVVLVCRKRSQLPLHDWNGDLWGTVRPVVADQVRRFQESGRGLSRNDLRVIVMAQLLRQLSTSHEPSTALALLESSNTEIEATIESLHIEKKSKRKG from the coding sequence ATGAACCACGCGACCCGAACGAGTATAGACAATCAAATAACCCCAGTTGTGGCACCTGAATTCTCATGGGCATGCGCACTGGAAGATCCTGCATTCCCTTTTGAAAAAGTCAGTGATGTTGCTGAACTGGAAAGTTGGCGAAAAGAAATTAACCGGCCTATCTATCATATACATAAATGGTGGGCACAACGACTTGGGACAGTATTTCGTGCGATTACACTTGGTGCTTTATCGCCGTCAGGAACTGATATCTTTGATGCTCTGTACAAACCGATACGACTTGATGAATTTGTTGTTTTTGATCCGTTTATGGGCAGTGGCACCACCATTGGCGAAGCCGCAAAACTCGGAGCGAGAGCTATTGGTCGGGATATTAATCCGGTAGCACACTTCCTAGTACGCAATGCTCTTTCTTACCACAATCGCGAAAGCGTACTGAATGAATATAAATCAATAGAGTCCGACGTTGCGGATAAAATCAGAGCGTTTTATAAAAGCCGTTTACCAAACGGGCAAGAAGCCGATGTCCTTTATTATTTCTGGGTAAAGACACTGGAATGCCCTTGTTGCAATAAAGATGTGGATCTTTTTTCTTCAAGGATCTTCGCTCGGCATGCTTATCCCAAACGCTACCCCCAAGCACAAGCCGTCTGCCCTGATTGCGGCGAAATCAATCAGGTACGATACGATGATGAGAGTGCGCACTGCACGTCCTGCCAAAAGATTTTTGATCCGCAGTCGGGTCCAGCGAAAGGTCAAAAGGCCACATGTCCTGCTTGTAACCACACTTTCTCCATAGCCCCGACAGTTCGTTCAACAGATGCTCCGCCTAAGCATCGACTCTATGCAAAGCTAATCCTTCTACCTGACGGCTCAAAGGTATATAAATCTGCTAATGATGAAGACCGATCTTTGTATGAAAAGGCTTCGGCAATGTTGGCTGAGCGTCCAAATGCCTATCCTGTAGTTTTAATAGAACCAGGTTACAATACGAACCAGGCGCTCAATTACAATTATAAGTATTGGCACGAAATGTTTAATGATAGACAGCTTCTCTGTTTGTCGATTTTGTCTGAGCGGATCAAGGCGATTAGTGATCCCGTATTACGTGATTTGTTTGCATGTCTATTCTCTGGAACCCTCGAATTCAACAACATGTTTGCCTCCTATAAAGGAGAGGGAACAGGTGCTGTCCGACACATGTTTGCGCATCACATTTTGAAACCAGAAAGAGTTCCATTGGAAGCAAATCTTTGGGGAACCTCGAAAAGCTCTGGTTCTTTCATGACAATGTTTAAAGGACGTATTTGTCGAGCTTTAGATTACGCTGAAAAACCATTTGAGCTACAGATTAGAACAAAGGATGGAAAGAAAATTACCGAAAAAATATTCGGCTTATCTGAACCGCTTGGTTTTGATTTGGCGAGTGAATATGCTGATTTTTCTGCCGGGAAGAGAATATATCTATCTTGCGGGGATTCGAGCCATACAGATATACCAGAGAAGTCTGTTGACGCTATCGTAACTGACCCTCCATTTTTCGATAACGTACACTATTCACAACTGGCTGATTTTTTTCATGTCTGGCAGCGTCATATTCTTGGTGAGAATGGCCAACGGGAGCGCGACTCGACGCGATCTGTTTTGGAGGTTCAAAACGCCGATGTATCTCTCTTCACCGAGCGCCTTGCTGCCGTATGGGCAGAAGCCCACCGGGTGTTAAAAGATGATGGCGTGCTTGCTTTCACTTACCATCATTCAAGACCTGAAGGATGGCACTCAGTTCTTCAAGCAATTATGACTTCGGGCTTTAGCATTACAGCGGCACAGCCGATCAAAGCTGAAATGTCTGTTGCCATGCCAAAACACCAGGCGAAGGAACCAATCGATCTCGATGTAGTTTTAGTTTGCCGGAAGCGTTCCCAATTACCTCTGCATGACTGGAATGGAGATTTATGGGGGACAGTGAGGCCGGTTGTAGCCGATCAAGTTCGTCGTTTTCAAGAAAGTGGACGAGGTCTCAGCCGAAATGATTTGCGTGTCATAGTCATGGCGCAACTGCTCCGGCAACTCTCGACCTCTCATGAACCGAGCACCGCTCTGGCATTGCTTGAATCAAGCAATACGGAAATTGAAGCGACGATTGAATCGTTGCATATCGAAAAGAAATCAAAAAGAAAGGGGTAA
- a CDS encoding gamma-glutamylcyclotransferase encodes MNIGDTAKLNTNPEDSPETILRLFVYGTLKRGYWNHQRFCAQARSIEPAVVWGRLYHLHAGFPAIEVPEGLILARGSADPLTDARRQQEIGTPRFGRPTGDWDLIHGELVTFTDPQRDLPPIDRLEGFRPGGHSMYQRVMVAVLCGRTSIPAWTYWMPCPPYAERVASGQWLRT; translated from the coding sequence ATGAACATTGGAGACACCGCGAAGCTGAACACAAACCCGGAAGACAGTCCCGAGACCATCCTCCGGCTCTTCGTCTACGGCACCCTGAAACGGGGCTACTGGAACCATCAACGCTTCTGCGCCCAGGCCCGCAGTATCGAACCGGCCGTGGTCTGGGGCAGGCTCTACCATCTCCACGCCGGTTTCCCGGCTATCGAGGTGCCGGAGGGACTGATCCTGGCCCGGGGCAGCGCCGATCCACTGACCGATGCCCGCAGACAGCAGGAGATCGGCACGCCGCGCTTTGGACGCCCGACCGGGGACTGGGATCTGATCCATGGGGAACTGGTGACCTTCACCGACCCGCAACGCGACCTGCCGCCCATCGACCGGCTGGAAGGCTTCCGGCCCGGCGGGCACAGCATGTACCAGCGGGTGATGGTGGCGGTGCTATGCGGGCGCACCTCGATTCCAGCCTGGACCTATTGGATGCCATGCCCGCCTTACGCGGAAAGAGTCGCCAGTGGCCAGTGGTTACGCACGTGA